The region GAGACTTTATTATAGAGGACTAAAACTAAAACCTAGGGTATATGTCTATGTATAGGCAATTATCCTAGGTTTTTGTAAAATATATAATTATTTTACATCGTGTCCACATTCACTATCTGTGCCTTTTAAAATGCCAATGCCATGAGAAAGTACAGGTAAAATAACCTCTAAACATTCCTTTACTCCCTTTGGGCTACCAGGTAAGTTGATTATTAAAGTTTGTTTTCTTATTCCTGATACAGCTCTAGAAAGCATGGCCTTAGGAGTAACACTAAGGCTTTTCATTCTAATAGCTTCTGAAATGCCAGGGGTTAATCTCTCCACAACATCTAAGGTTGCTTCAGGGGTAACATCCCTAGGGGAAAATCCTGTACCACCAGTTGTAAAAATAATATCAAGCTTTGCTTCATCACACATATAAATTAATCCTTCAGCTAACTTCTCTCTTTCATCAGGAACAATCATATATTCCCTTACAACTCCTCCAATAGGTTCAAGCATTTCACCAATTAATGGACCGCTTTTATCTGTTCGTTCTCCCTTAGAGCCTTTATCACTAGCTGTAATAATACCAACTGTAATCAAATTGTACTCCTCCACTTCATATATAATATTTTTGTAAAACATTGTTGTATCTATATTAGTTATCATATAATATAAGTATAACATAGAAATGGAGGTGAGTAGAATGAGGTTTTTAGCAAGATGGTTTATAAGTGCTATTTCGATTTATATAATAGCTAATTTATCTTTAGGGGTTACTGCATCAAGCTTTAAGGCAACTTTAGTCGCCGCAGCTATTTTAGGTATTGTAAATACAATTATTAAACCTATTTTAGTAATTCTCACTTTACCAATTAACATAATGACCTTAGGATTATTTACATTCATTATTAATGGTATTACATTAATGATAACATCCAGCATTGTTGGAGGCTTTGAAGTGAAAAATATCTTTGCAGCGGTTGTTGCATCTGTACTTATTAGTATAGTTAATATGATATTAACAAGCTTAACAGGAGTTAAAAAATAACAAAAGTTAAAGTATAGCGAGGGAGAAACGTGGAAAATATAATTGATACAAAACTAGATAAATTTAAGCTAAGATTTGGAAATGAAAAGGACGTTCCTTTAATTTTGCAGTTTATTAAAGAATTGGCTGATTATGAAAAGTTATTACATGAAGTGGTTGCAACGGAAGAAATATTAATGGATTCCTTATTTAAACAAAAATCAGCAGAAGTTGTTATTGGTGAATATGAAAATAAATCTGTAAGTTTTGCATTGTTTTTTCATAACTTCTCAACATTTTTAGGTCGATCAGGAATTTACTTAGAAGATTTATATGTAAAACCTGAAATGCGAGGAAAGGGAATAGGAAAGCTAATGTTATCATTCCTAGGAAAGCTTGCCATTGAAAGAGGTTGTGGAAGATTAGAATGGTGGTGTCTTGATTGGAATGAGCCATCAATTCAGTTCTATAAAAGTATGAGTGCTATTCCAATGGATGAATGGACAGTATATAGAGTTTGTGATGAAGCCTTAGTTGATTTAGCTAAGGGATATGATAGCTAGTTACATAAATTTATATAATTGAATAATATTTTTCTGTTTAAAAAGGCATTGGTTTTTATCAATGTCTTTTTATTATAACCTTATAGAAGAATTGCAAAGAATATTTGGGAATATTTTGATAAAAAGCAGGATATAAGATAAATAGATAGAAGATTATGTTAAAGCAATATGGGATCAGTTAAGTTAATTAAAGGAAGAAAAGGAGGCTGGAAATTAATATGTTCAAGGAAAATAAAATATATATTATAATATTTCTGACTCTCATTATATCAATATTGATACCTAATACTAGCTATGGAAATTCAGCTGAACCACCATCTATATTAATTATCGTTCCAAATGCCCCTAATGACTTGGAAGTAAGTGCTAGAACTGGAGATAATGTAATAAAAGGCAGAGAAATAAATAAATTAATTGAAACTCACTATACTTTCTATAATAGCCAGATTAAGATGGCTTCTAGGCACAAGGATATCGACTATATATTTACAATTAGTACAGGAGATATCAGCTATGAAATAGCTTTAGAGAAACCTGTAGCATCATATAATAATATATATACATTAGATTTAGATGCTCAGATATTGACTCCAGGAAAATTACTATCGAGATCAATTTTATTAGTTGCTATGCGTATAATTTTGACACTTATAATAGAAGGAATTGTATTCTGGAAATTTGGTTTTAGAAACAAAGAGTCCTGGATAGCTTTTATTATTATAAATTTAATTACGCAAGGTGCATTAAATATTTGGATTAATGGATTTGATCCTAGCAGTAGTTATATGATTTTTTCATTGATACTTGCTGAGATAATTATATTTATTACTGAGATGATACTATTTCCCATATTTGTAAAGGAGCATTCAAAATCGAAGAAAGCGGCATATGTTTTTATTGCAAATATTGTAAGCTTAATTGCTGGTGGATATATTATTACAATATTACCTATATAATAGCTGCTTAGTTTCTTCTACTTGGCTTAAAGAGTTAAAAATTTATTTTTACATAGAGATGCCACTAGCAATTTAGGATACATTGTATTATAGAGAAATTAATCTATCTTAAGTGGAACAACTTAAAAAGTTCATCGTCTAAGAATAAAAGAGAATTATTAGGAGAGTGAATTTATTGTGAAGAAATCTTTAATTTTGATTATAGGTATAATAATGATATTTACGATTGTAGCAGGATGTAGTAATTCAGAAAAGGATAATGAGGTTTCATTTATTGCAACTGTACTTGAAAATAATCAATCCTACTTGTTAGTAGAACCTGTTGAAGGCTCTTCTGAACTTAGTTCTGCTGATAAAATTATGGTATCTATAGGAGATGAAACTCTGTTAAAATCTCAAAATGAACAGACAATTGTAGATAACATTGAAGTTGGGAGTAAAGTTGAAGTATTTTACGATGGTAGGATTGCTGAAAGTTATCCTGCACAAATTAATACTTGCCATCAGGTTAAAATATTAGATTATAATATTTTTACTACAGAAGATGAGAATTTTCTAGTAAAAACATATATTAATAAATTAGAGCTTAAAGAAAATGAAGAAATAAGCATGTATTCAACTATAGAATATATTGGGGAAAAAGACAACATTACTATATGGTCAGGAGAGCCATATTTTCATTATACGATTTATAATGGACAAGAATATTTTAATGAGGGTATAACTGAAGATTTACTAAAGCAAACAGTTTTAAACAAAGGTGAAATATATACTATACCATTTTCAAAGAGTGGAGGATTTAGTGGGGATGATCCCAAAGCTGATTTCTGGAAACACTACTATTCAGAAAAAGAGCTAAAATTACCTAAAGGAGAATACTCTTTTACTGCATATACAGATTTTGCTTTGACTGAAGAACAAACAGAAAAAGTAACATTAAAAATAGACTTTGAAGTTAAAGTGAAATAATTTAAAAAATTAAGGAGAAATACACATGAAAAGATGCTCTTGGTGTGAAAATGATGAACTATATATAAAATATCATGATGAGGAATGGGGTGTTCCTGTTCATGATGATAATAAACATTTTGAGTTTTTAGTTTTAGAGTCAGCCCAGGCAGGTTTAAGCTGGATTACTATCTTAAGAAAGAGAGATAATTATAGAAAAGCGTATGATAACTTTGATCCCGTAAAGGTAGCTAAATATGATGAAGAAAAAATTAATGAATTAATAAATAACCCAGGAATTATTAGAAATCGTAGAAAAATTGAAGCTTCAGTTAATAATGCACAAAGATTTTTAGAAATTCAAAAGGAGTTTGGAAGCTTTAATAATTACTTATGGGGCTTTATAAATAATGAAACAATAAAAAATGAATGGGATAATATTTCACAAGTACCTGCTAATACAGATCTGTCAAGTAAAATAAGTAAGGACTTAAAAAAACGTGGTTTTAGATTTGTAGGCTCAACAATAATTTATTCCTATTTACAGGCGGCAGGATTGGTAAATGATCATATTAAAGATTGTTTTAGATATAATGATATATAAAATAAAAAAATCGACAAATATAGTCGATTTTTTATTTTAGAAGAAATAATCTTTAAATTGTTGATAGTTTCTAAAGACGTATAAAATCAGTAATACTTTGAGTACTTGAAAATTTAGAATAAATTTTAAGTACGACAGGAGTCGATGCGATAGCATCATACGACTTTTTTTTTATTTTATATTAAATATAACTTTCAAAATGTTACAAAACAAGTGTTTTTTCACTGAAGGACTTGTCCTACATTTATAGAAATAGTATATATCACGTAAATAGGAGGGGTAAAAGTTGCAATTACAATATGAAATGGTAGACAACATACTAATTGTTAAATTTGATGGTGAATTGGATCATCATGTTGCTGAAAACATTAGAACAGATCTAGATGATACAATTAGTCAACATAGGATTAAAAACCTAGTTTTTGATCTAAGTGGCATGGGATTTATGGATAGCTCTGGAATAGGGGTTATTATTGGACGATATAAGAATATATCTAAACTAGGGGGAAAAGTATCGGTTATCCATGTAACTGATCAGATAGATAAAATATTTAGTCTAGCAGGTTTATACAACATTATAAGTAAGCATAACAACAAAAGCGAAGCCCTTAATTGTATGTAAAGGAGTGTAATTAGATGGAATACAAAAACTATATGAAAATAGAATTTGACAGCAAATCTCAAAACGAGGCTTTTGCTAGAGTAGTAGTGGCTGCTTTTGCCTCACAGTTAGATCCTACAATAGAAGAAATTACAGATATAAAAACTGCTGTTTCCGAAGCAGTAACCAATGCTATTATTCATGGATATGAGAGTAACATGGGTATGGTTACTGTAACATGTAGAATAAATGGTAATGAGTTAGAGATTATTATAGAAGATAAGGGACATGGGATTGATAATGTTGAACAAGCAAGAGAACCTCTTTTTACTTCTAAACCACAACTAGAGCGTTCAGGTATGGGCTTTACTGTGATGGAAACCTTTATGGACGAAATTGAAGTATATTCTGAGCTAGAAAAGGGAACAACAATAAGAATGGTAAAAAAGTTCAAAAGCCTGAATGTAGAGTAAGGGGTAGATAAAATGAATTTTCCAGCATTCTCAGGGGAACAAGTTGAAATATTGGAGCACGAAAAAACTATAGAATTAATATTAGAGGCACAAAAAGGAAGCTTACAAGCTCAAGAAACATTAGTAAGTCATAATTTAGGACTAGTTAGAAGTGTAATAAGGCGTTTTGCTAATAGGGGATATGATAGAGAAGATTTATTTCAATTGGGCTGTATCGGATTAATTAAAGCAATCAAAAAGTTTGATATCAGTTTTGATGTAAGATTTTCTACCTATGCAGTACCTATGATTATTGGAGAGATAAAACGATTTTTAAGGGATGATGGAATAATTAAAGTATCCAGATCTCTAAAGCAGACAGCAGCTAGGGTTAAAATGACAAAGGAGAGATTGCAAAAGGAACAAGGTAGGGAACCGACTTTACAGGAAATTGCTGATGACATGGATGTAACAAAGGAAGAAATTGTAATGGCATTAGATTCCAGTGCACATCCAGAGTATTTATATGATGTTATTCATCACGATGATGGTTCACCAATACATCTTATAGATAAAATTAGTGAAACTGATAGTTTAGAGGATAGTGAGGTAATTGATAGGATAATGCTTCAAGAAGCTATTGCAAAATTAGAACCAAGAGAAAGACAAATTATATTTTTAAGATATTTTAAAGATCAAACACAAACCGAAATTGCTCAAGTTTTAGGTATTTCTCAGGTTCAAGTTTCAAGAATCGAAAAAAAAGTATTGCAAAATATGAAAGATTTAATGAAGAAGGCTTAAATATAAGTCTTCTTTTTTATTTAAATAAAATATCCACAGTAATTATTTAGCTAATAAGTATAGAACATAATAAAGGAATTAAAAAATGAAAATAGCAAATAATAAATGTGAAGGATGGTGAGAATATGACATATATATTAAGAAAATATAAAAACATATTTTTTATAACACTTATTTTAGTACTTTCCTTTAGTGCATGGTACATTTTTACAAGTAATAATATCAATAAAATACCTGAAAAAGCAGATTTAGTTTTGAATCATACCAGCATTTTAAGGAGTAGGACAAATGAGTAATAATAATCAAGTTTTTTTGAGAGTAAATGGAAAGGTTTCACTTCCAAAGAGCCAATCTGTTGTATTAAAAGATTTAGTAGAAATTTCTGCCGACAAGGAAATAAAGAAAAAATTAGAAAATTTAAGTTATCCAGTTAACATAAAAGACAATAGTAACATTTTAATTTCAGTTATATCACTTATAACCTTTATAAAAGAAAATATATCTGATGTTGACTTAGTGGTTATAGGTGAAACTGATATTTTAATTAGCTTTCAAGATGATAATATAAATACAGATAAATACAAAAAATTGAGAGTTTTAGTAGTATGTTTGTTGCTATTTATAGGATCTATTACGGCTATTATTAATTTTCACTCTGATGTGGATATGAAAACGGCCCATACTGTTATATATAAGATAATTACAGGTGTAGAAACTGATAGACCATTATTACTGCAAATACCATATTCTTTAGGAATAGGAGTAGGAATGGCAGTGTTCTTCAATCATATATTTAAGAAAAAAATCAATAATGAACCTACCCCACTTGAAATGGAGATATATTCTTATCAACAAAGCGTAGATGAATATATAAAAAACAACAATAGTGAACAGCGCTAGAGGTGATAAAGGTGATAAAGATGAAATATACAATTGTACCTCTGTTAGGATTTTCAAATGGGATTATTGTAGGAAGTGGGATTGTTGCCTTACTTTCACTTTTAGATATTATTCCAAGACTAGCTCAATTAACAAAAACCTATAATAATATTAAACTTTATGAAAGTGTAATTGTAGGTGCTGCTGTTTTGGCATCGATTACTTCTCTTACAGGTGTTGGAATAAATTTAGGAAAGTTCACAGTGATAATTGTTGGATTTAGTATGGGTATATTTATTGGGCTACTAGCATCTGCATTAGCCGAAGTATTAAATGTCATGCCTGTATTAATAAGAAGATTTAGATTAGATGGATATATAATATATATAGTTTATTCATTAATACTTGGAAAAGTATTAGGATCATTGTTAAATTGGACGCTATATTTTAAATTTAAATAGAGAGGAAATTACACATGAATAAATATAAATCATATTATTTACCAAATCAATTTGATATACACAAATTTGAAAATATAGAGGATAAAAAAATTATCCATCAATTTGAAGATAAAAATATAACTGTAAATATAGAAAAGCTAACAGATAAATATATATTAAATCAGCTAAGATAGATAAATACTAAATATGGAGTGATATGAATGTCAAAAAATCAAGCGAATAAAAATAAGGCTTATCAAAATTATGTAGATACAAAAATTCCAAAGCCTCATTTACTTAAAAATTGCATATGGGCTTTTTTGGTTGGGGGAGCTATATGTACAATAGGAGAAGTAATCCATCGTGTAATAGAATCACACTATAAGTACTCTCATTTAGATGTAAGTGATATAACTACTTTAATAATGGTTTTTATTGGAGCATTTTTAACGGGGATAGGTATATACGATATTATTGGTAAAAGAGCAGGAGCAGGGTCTCTTATTCCAATTACAGGATTTGCGAACTCTATAGTTGCTCCTGCAATGGAATTTAAACGAGAAGGATTTATAATGGGAGTTGCAGCAAAGATGTTTGTTTTAGCAGGTCCAGTACTAGTATATGGAATAGGCTCTTCAGTAATAGTTGGCATTTTATACTATATTTTTAAAAAATAGGAGGGAATTAATTATGGCTATAAAAAAACTAGGAAGTCAAACTATAAGGTTATTAAATCCTCCATCAATTATTTCTACAGGTACAGTTGTAGGTCCTAAAGAAGGAGAGGGTCCTCTGGCACAATACTTCGATACAATATTAGATGATGATTTATTTGGAGAAGATAGTTGGGAAAAAGCTGAAAGTAAGTTAACTAAAGAATCAGTAAAGTCTGCCTTAAGTAAAGCTAGATTAAATATGACAGATATGGAATATATGTTTGGTGGAGATTTACTTAATCAACTTATGTCAACATCATTTGCTGCTAGAGATTTGCAAATTCCTTTCTTTGGACTATATGGAGCCTGTTCTACTATGACAGAATCTCTTAGCTTAGCATCTATGATAATAGATGGAGGATATGCAGACAATGTAGTGGCAACAACATCAAGCCATTTTTCTGCTGCAGAAAGACAGTATAGATTTCCATTAGAGTCTGGAAATCAACGTCCGGTAACGTCACAGTGGACAGTAACAGGTTCTGGATCTGCAATATTATCAGCAAAAGGTGAAGGTCCATACATTACTTATGTTACAACAGGGAAAGTAATAGACTTTGGTATTAAAGATGCAACAAATATGGGTGCAGCTATGGCTCCAGCAGCAGTAGATACTATAAGAATGCATTTAGCTGATACAGGATTTAAACCAGACGACTATGATCTTATTATTACAGGTGATTTAGGAAAAATTGGTCACCAAATAGCATTAGAGCTATTAGAAAAAGAAGGCTACGATCTATCAAAGGTTTTAAAGGATTGTGGAATAGAAGTATTTGATAATGAAAAACAAGATACCCATTCAGGTGGTAGTGGATGTGGTTGCTCTGCTGTAGTGTTTTGTGGATATTTATATGATCAATTAAAGTCAAAAAACTTAAATAAAATATTACTAATTTCTACAGGAGCATTGCTATCACCTACAAGTACATTACAAGGAGAATCTATTCCCAGTATAGCTCATGCAGTTACAATAGAAAGCAAATTAGTAAATTAGGAGATGATAATATGCAGTATGTAAATGCATTTATAGTAGGTGGAATAATTTGTGTAATTGGACAAATTATAATTAATAAAACAAAGCTTACACCTGCACATGTTTTAGTTTTATTTGTAACATTAGGAGTTGTGCTGGGTGCTATTGGCTTATATGAACCTATAGTAAAATTTGGTTGTGCGGGAGCAACAGTTCCAATTCCAGGTTTTGGATATTCCTTAGCTAAAGGAGCAATGAAAGGGGTTGATGAACATGGCATATTAGGCGCCTTTACTGGAGGAATATCGTCTACTGCTGGAGGAATTACAGCCGCCATAGTTTTCGGGTATTTAATGGCAGTACTATTTACTCCAAAAACCAAACCATAGGATGTGGAAAAATGAATAATACGAATACAGAAAAAAGAAAAATTATATTAGTAACAGATGGAGATTCTTGTGCTCAAAAGACATTAGAAATAGCAGTTTCAAATATAGGGGGAAGATGTATCTCAAGATCGGGAGGTAATCCTACCCCTATTACATCTTCCGAAATAGTTGAGCTAGTAAAACAAGCTAAAAATGATCCAGTAGTAGTTATGGTTGATGATAGAGGAAACACTGGTATAGGTAAAGGCGAGCAAGCTATGTTTGAAATTATAAATCATCCTGAAATAGAAGTACTTGGAATTGTTGCCGTAGCTTCAAACACTAAAGGAGTGAGAGGAGTAAGAGTAGATTACTCTATAGATAATAATGGTAACATGATTAATGCTCCTGTAGACAAGCATGGAAATATAAGCGATAAAAAAGTACTATATGGGGATACAGTAGATATTATTAATAATTGTAATGTTCCTATTGTTATTGGAGTAGGTGATATTGGGAAGATGGAAGGAAAGGATGTAAGCGAAATAGGAGCTCCTATAATTACAAAAGCATTAGAAGAGATAATTACTAGAAACTCTACTCAAAATAAAAAAGGTTATAGACATTAGTTTAATCTATAACCTTTTTTATTTAATTTATTTTGAATAGTAATTTTAAAAAGATTAATTATTATCTAGGGAATCTATAGTATCATCATCTATATCTTCTATTTCTCCTTCATTAGGTCCTCCCTCAGTTTCTGTTCCATCTGGAGAACCACCTGGAAAAGGGATGCCTAATCCATCTACTAATGGGTCATAGTATCCACTAGGAAGTTCGTAAATATAGTCTAATGGTGTAATACCACCATGTTCTGCTGGATAATAAGGAATTGGTCTTTGTACAAATACCTTAGATTGTACTTGCCAAGGTGGAGTTAAATCTGTAGCTAACTTGCCAGATGGTACGTGAATATCCGCAAGTACATGAACATCACATTTCCCAGTAGGCTGAGTACCCTTAATAAATATCTCAGATTTAACTGTACTACCTCTAGGGTCTAGTGCGCAAAGTTCTGTAGGAAGTTTACCAGAAATAGTACATATATTAACTCTTACTATATCACTTGGCATTTCGAAGTCCTTAACCGAGTGACCCTCATGAACTCTTTTCATAACTTTGCTCCATAAAGATGCAGCAGCGGGACTACCTGAAGTTAATTTTACAGGTTGATCAGATCCAATCCAAACAGATGCTGAATAATAAGGAGTATAACCTACAAACCATGCATCTTTTTGACTATCTGTTGTACCAGTTTTACCAGCTACAGGCATACTTCCAATATTAGCTCCTTTACCAGTACCTCTAGGAGATGAAACAACTCCACGAAGCATATCAGTTACAATATATGCGGATTGTTCTGTTATTACTCTATGCTGCTGAGGCTTATTTTCTAAAATAAGATTTCCGTGTCTATCATGTACTGTAGTAAAGGTAGTTGGACTAGTGTAAAGTCCTTTATTAGCTAATACATTGAAGGCAGTATTCATTTCTAATGGACTAACACCTCTAGTCATACCACCTAAAGCAGTAGCCAATGTTTCATCAGTATATTTTTTACCATTAATAGTTAATGGGTTTTCTCTAGTATGAACTGTAGTTATACCCATATTTTTCATAGAATCTAGCATAGTATTTATTGAAGAATTTTGATCACCACTAAGCATACTTGCTAGCTTAACTGCAAATATGTTACCAGAACGTTCCACACCTTCACGTAGAGTAATTAATCCACGATAGCTTTTATCAAAGTTTCTAGGCCAAGGTGTATTAGGTGTAGATTTATTAAAGTAGTGAGGAATATCATCTACTATACTTCCAGCAGTAAAACCATGCTCAATAGCTGGAGCATATACTGCTATTGGTTTAATGGATGATCCAGGCTGTCTAGGAGTCAAAGCTCTGTTAAGTATTCTTTGACCAGAGGTCATACGTCCACCAACAATAGCCTTAATTTCTCCAGTTTGATGATCACTAATAACCATAGCAGATTGAGGCTGAATTTGGCCTTCGTTATCTCTTATATTTTTTTCAGAATCTTCAGTAAAGCCTTCTTTGGCCAATAGCTTTGCTCTATCTGCATTATTTATTTTAGGAAAGTTACTTGAATTAGCATATTCTTCATCTAATATTTTTTGAATTCTTGTATCTAAAGTACTATTAATTCTAAGACCACCAGAATAAAGCATATCAATAGCTTCATCTTCTGAGTAGCCACTATCTTTTAATGCCTGTATAACATCTTTTTTTACCAAATCTCCAAAAAATGAAGAGATATTTTCGGATATTTGCCGATTAGGTTTTAAGTGAGATTTAACATCTTCTTCTAATGCTTGGTTATACTCAGTTTCTGTAATATATCCTAATCTTTTCATTGCATTGAGTACTAATTTTTGTCTACTAATAACATACTCATCAATTTTATCATTCATTATTACAGTATATACTGGATCTGAATCATCTAATACAACATGATGCTCTTGTACATCTTCTTTTTTCAATGTGATAATTGGTGTATTTCTTGAAGGATATTTTGTTATTCCAGCAATTAATGCAGATTCTGCAAGGGTTAAATCTTTAGCATCCTTAGAAAAATACACTTGGGCAGCTGCCTGTACACCATGTGCTCCACTTCCTAAATAAATAGTATTTAGATATGCTTCTAAAATTTGTTCCTTTGATAGCTGTTTGTTTAGCATAATACCATAATAAGCATCTTTGATTTTTCTGCTATAGCTTTTATCGGAACGACTTAAATATAGGTTTACAGCTAACTGTTGGTTAATTGTACTGGCACCTTGTCTAGAACCTGTACGAAGGTTTGTCCAAAGTGCACCAAAAATACGCTTTATATCTACTCCTTTGTGAGTCCAAAAACGCTCATCTTCAATTGAAACAAAAGCACTCGTTAAATGCTCAGGCATTTCAGAATAATCTACTACAACTCTAAATTTGTTAGATTCTATTTTTTCAATTACTTGGCCCTCAGAATCTAAAATAAAGGAGCTCTCATCGAGCATTTCGTATATATTTGAAGCATCAATAGGCTCCGTGTTTTTAATGATGCTCATTACAATTCCTGCTACAGCACCAGCACCAATAAAACCAATTAATATCATTGTAACTAATATTACTCTAAAAATACTTAGCTTTCTTTTTTTATTATTGTCTTTGTCAGTTTGTCTGCTTAGTTTTTTATCTGACATGTTTAACACCTCCATAAAGAGTGAATCTAATAGGTTTAGGAGAATAGATCAAAGATATTATACCATATTACTAATAATGCTATTATATAAATATAGCATATAGGCATTAACATTACAATTATATCATACTTTATGTAAAGTATACATTGTATCTTTATTCTCCAAGCTTTGTTATATAATAAAAAAATATTTGTATTAAGATAAGCAGAATAAGTCTGTTGTTCTAGAATCAAATAATAGCAATATAGTTGTGATCATTATATAATGTAAGTACATATAATAGCATAGGGGTGATGTCCTTGAGCATTATTAAATTAGGTAAGAAAAAATATTTAAAGTTTAAAATCATAACTATCCTAATTCTAATTGTTATAATACTAACTATGTGTTTTTTATACATAGATAGAGAAATTACCCCTACTGTACAAGCTATTGGAGAATTAAAAGCACAGGAAATCACTACAAGAGCTATTAATGAATCTGTAAGTTTAGTATTAAAACAAGATATACAGTATCAAGATTTGATTTCTGTAAAAGAAGATGATGAAGGTAACATAACTATGATGCAAGCTAATACTTTTTTGATGAACAAAGTAGCTTCAGATGTAGCTTTGACTATTCAAGACCATCTTAAACAAATAAAAACAACTTCTGATCGAATACCCTTAGGTAATGCTTTGGGAAGTCAACTTTTAGCCCAATATGGTCCTAAAATAAAGCTTACTGTAACCCCATTAGGA is a window of Alkaliphilus flagellatus DNA encoding:
- the spoVAD gene encoding stage V sporulation protein AD, which encodes MAIKKLGSQTIRLLNPPSIISTGTVVGPKEGEGPLAQYFDTILDDDLFGEDSWEKAESKLTKESVKSALSKARLNMTDMEYMFGGDLLNQLMSTSFAARDLQIPFFGLYGACSTMTESLSLASMIIDGGYADNVVATTSSHFSAAERQYRFPLESGNQRPVTSQWTVTGSGSAILSAKGEGPYITYVTTGKVIDFGIKDATNMGAAMAPAAVDTIRMHLADTGFKPDDYDLIITGDLGKIGHQIALELLEKEGYDLSKVLKDCGIEVFDNEKQDTHSGGSGCGCSAVVFCGYLYDQLKSKNLNKILLISTGALLSPTSTLQGESIPSIAHAVTIESKLVN
- the spoVAE gene encoding stage V sporulation protein AE — its product is MQYVNAFIVGGIICVIGQIIINKTKLTPAHVLVLFVTLGVVLGAIGLYEPIVKFGCAGATVPIPGFGYSLAKGAMKGVDEHGILGAFTGGISSTAGGITAAIVFGYLMAVLFTPKTKP
- a CDS encoding stage V sporulation protein AE, with translation MNNTNTEKRKIILVTDGDSCAQKTLEIAVSNIGGRCISRSGGNPTPITSSEIVELVKQAKNDPVVVMVDDRGNTGIGKGEQAMFEIINHPEIEVLGIVAVASNTKGVRGVRVDYSIDNNGNMINAPVDKHGNISDKKVLYGDTVDIINNCNVPIVIGVGDIGKMEGKDVSEIGAPIITKALEEIITRNSTQNKKGYRH
- a CDS encoding transglycosylase domain-containing protein; this encodes MSDKKLSRQTDKDNNKKRKLSIFRVILVTMILIGFIGAGAVAGIVMSIIKNTEPIDASNIYEMLDESSFILDSEGQVIEKIESNKFRVVVDYSEMPEHLTSAFVSIEDERFWTHKGVDIKRIFGALWTNLRTGSRQGASTINQQLAVNLYLSRSDKSYSRKIKDAYYGIMLNKQLSKEQILEAYLNTIYLGSGAHGVQAAAQVYFSKDAKDLTLAESALIAGITKYPSRNTPIITLKKEDVQEHHVVLDDSDPVYTVIMNDKIDEYVISRQKLVLNAMKRLGYITETEYNQALEEDVKSHLKPNRQISENISSFFGDLVKKDVIQALKDSGYSEDEAIDMLYSGGLRINSTLDTRIQKILDEEYANSSNFPKINNADRAKLLAKEGFTEDSEKNIRDNEGQIQPQSAMVISDHQTGEIKAIVGGRMTSGQRILNRALTPRQPGSSIKPIAVYAPAIEHGFTAGSIVDDIPHYFNKSTPNTPWPRNFDKSYRGLITLREGVERSGNIFAVKLASMLSGDQNSSINTMLDSMKNMGITTVHTRENPLTINGKKYTDETLATALGGMTRGVSPLEMNTAFNVLANKGLYTSPTTFTTVHDRHGNLILENKPQQHRVITEQSAYIVTDMLRGVVSSPRGTGKGANIGSMPVAGKTGTTDSQKDAWFVGYTPYYSASVWIGSDQPVKLTSGSPAAASLWSKVMKRVHEGHSVKDFEMPSDIVRVNICTISGKLPTELCALDPRGSTVKSEIFIKGTQPTGKCDVHVLADIHVPSGKLATDLTPPWQVQSKVFVQRPIPYYPAEHGGITPLDYIYELPSGYYDPLVDGLGIPFPGGSPDGTETEGGPNEGEIEDIDDDTIDSLDNN
- the yunB gene encoding sporulation protein YunB, which translates into the protein MSIIKLGKKKYLKFKIITILILIVIILTMCFLYIDREITPTVQAIGELKAQEITTRAINESVSLVLKQDIQYQDLISVKEDDEGNITMMQANTFLMNKVASDVALTIQDHLKQIKTTSDRIPLGNALGSQLLAQYGPKIKLTVTPLGMVDVNFGTEFEQSGINQTRHRIYLVINTSVRVIVPFSSNTIHVTTYFPVAETVIVGKVPMNYINVPKDQFLDVTPIYEQ